The Candidatus Binatia bacterium DNA segment CGTATGGAAGGCATGGGCGGCCTTCCCGATGCGTCCTTGCCCAAGCTCGGCGCCTGGCTCAAACGAATGAAAGAGCGTCCTTCCGTCAAAACCATTCTTTAGCTGAGAAATTTTGAGTTTTGGGACAATGAGCCGATGCGATTGACTCGAAACTCGACGCCCGAAACTCGAAACTTCTTTTCCGCATTCTTCCATCCCCTGTTCCTCTGCTGGCTGCGCAAGACACAGCCGCAGACGCGCGGCGAGATTTCGTTACCGGAGCTCACGAAAGAAGTAAAAGTCCGCTGGGGCCCCTATTGCGTCCCGCATCTTTACGCCTCCACTCAACGCGACCTGTTCATGGCGCAGGGATACCTTCACGCCCAGGAAAGACTCTGGCAGATGGATATGAAGCGCCGCTTTCTCTGCGGCCGCACGGCGGAAGTCATTGGAAACCGACCGATCCCGTGCGAAGGGATTTCCGTCCACATCCGCGACAAGGGCGCCGTCAATCTGGATTATTTTTTTCGTCTGGCGGGAATGCGCCGGGCCGCGGAGGCCTCGCTCGGCCGCTTGCCGGCGCGTCTCGTCGAATTTTTGGAGGCTTATAGCGCGGGCGTCAACCGCTACATCGAAACGCATCTCAAATCGTTGCCGCTGGAGTTTCGCCTGCTCGGCTACGAGCCCGATCCGTGGCGCCCCGAAGACAGTCTCACGATCGCCAAGGGATTCGCGTTTTTTCTTTCCACGTCTCTCTTCACGCGCGTCACCTGGACGGCCATAGCGGAAAAATTGGCCGGCCATCCGGATAAACTGCATTCCCTCATGCCGAGCTATCCGGCGGCCGGCCCCAGCATCACCCGTCAAATCGCGGCGGACTCGCGCGCGCTGCTCCAGTTCATGAGCGGCACTTTCGAGGCCGCCGGCTGGATCGCCGCCGGCCAGGGGAGCAACAACTGGGTGGTTGCTCCCTGGCGTTCCGCGACCGGCGGTCCGCTCCTGTGCAACGACCCGCATCTCAGAATGGAACAACCGTCCTTCTGGTACCTGATCCATTTACGGGCTGAGCGCGACGGAAAGGACGAAGAAGAGTTCGATGTTCGGGGCGCATCGATTCCAGGCTCCCCATGCGTCCACGTCGGCCACAACCGGCAGATCGCCTGGGGAGTCACCGCGGCGCTTTGCGACGACGCCGATCTCTATCGCGAAAAGCTCCACCCGGCGGAGCCCGACACGTACCTCGCCGACGGCGACTGGATCCGGATGCGCTCGGAAGAAGAAAAGATTCCCGTGCACGGCGGCAAAACCGTCACAAAGAAAATCCGCTTTACCCGGCACGGCCCGCTTCTCAGCGACTTCACGCGAAGAGAAGACACCGACGGCGCCGAGGAGGCCCTCGCCTTCAAATGGACGGCCCACGATCCAAGCCGCGAGCTATGCGTCCTTCACGGCATCAACCGGGCGCGCGACTGGAAGGAGTTCCGCGAGAGCCTTTCGCACCAGACGGCGCCGACGCTCAATTACGTTTACGCCGACCGGAGCGGCAATATCGGCTACAGCCTGGCCGGCAGCATTCCGATCCGTTCCGCGCGTCCGTCGTTTCTTCCTCTCCCGGGCTGGGGCTCCGAATCCGAATGGAAAGGTTATATCCCCTTCGAGGAGCTTCCCTGTCTTTATAATCCGCCCGAGGGCGCTATCGCCACGGCCAATAACGACATCGCGGCCGGGGGATATGCGTACCACCTATCCGACCTTTTCGATCCGCCCTACCGCATACGCCGCATCAAAGAATTGCTGGCGGCGAAAAAGAAGTTTTCCGTCGCGGACATGGCTGAAATTCAGCAGGACGGAATCTCAACGCACGGAAGAGAGATAACGGCGATTCTTAGCCCGGATCTCGCGGCGCTGGCGGAGGGAAACGACGCCCTCGGCAAGGCGGCGGAAAAATTGCTCCGTTGGAACGGCGATTGTTCGCCAAACAGCGTTGAGGCCGCGCTCTTCCAGATATTTTACCACCGCTTGACCGGCCGTCTGCTTCAGCCCGCGCTCGGAGAAAATCTATACCTCGCCTACCTGGAAATCTTCAACCAATCGCTCTTCCCGGTGGAACAAATTCTCCGCGATTCCGCCTCGCCCTGGTTCGCTCAGCAGCCGAGGCCGGAGCTGGTCGAAACAAGTCTGCGCGAGACCTGCAACGAACTGCGCGGCCGGCTGGGCGACAATATGGATCAGTGGACTTGGGGCAAGATCCACACGCTCACTCTGAGCCATCCATTAGATGGGAACCGACTGCTGCGCGGATTTCTCTCCGCCGGACCGTTCCCGGCGTCGGGAGACGGAGTCACGATCAACATCGGATTCTATCGCCGCTCCAAGCCCTACCGGCAGGTCGTCGGGCCGTCGCTCAGGATGATCATAGACCTGGCCGCCCTCGAACGTTCCCTATTCATCACGTCCTCGGGCCAGTCCGGCCATTTCTTGTCGCCGCACTATCGCGATCAGACGGCGCTGTGGCGAGAAGGAAAATATATCCGATTATCCGATGATGCAGATGTCACCGACGCGCCTGCATTGATCCTGACTCCGGCCGACTAGACAGCGGTCTTGCGTGATGCCATAGTAGCCCCGTCTAAGGAACCGTCTTATGGCCGTAGCGCGACTCGCAGTCGCCTTCCTGCTTTTCGTCGCCTTTTATATTCCGCAGTGTCTCCACGCCCAGACACGGCCGCAGAAGATTACGATCGGCGGCGCGCAGTCCCTCGTCCCGCTGGCGGAGAAATTTTCCGCCCGCTTCCGCAAAGACCATCCTGAAATCGAGGTGGACATCCGCCGCGCCAACTCCAACTATGCCGTCATCGCGACGCAAGCCGGCGAGATCCAGATCGGCCTCGTAACGAGGAATCTCACCGCCGCCGAAATAGCCGCGCTCCACGTGGAGCCGGTCGGCCACGACGCGATCATTTTTCTGAGTTATCCGTGGAACCAGGCGACGAGCCTGACTTTGGAGCAACTCAGGAAGATTTACCTCGGAAAAATCACCAACTGGCGCGAGGTCGGCGGCGAAGACAAAGGCATTGTGCCGCTGACGCGCGAGGGCAGCTCCGCGCTCCATACGATGTTCATCGACAATCTTTTCGGCAAAGGCTTCAACGGCTCGGAAAAGGCCTTCGTTCTCCGCGCCAACAAAGAAAAGATCCTGCGCACGATCAAGCGCGTTCGCGGCTCGCTCGGTTACGGCATCGTCGGCGTGGAAGAGGCTCAGGACGAGGGAGTCAAGGTGCTGGCGATCAATGGAAAGTCTCCCAACGAGGAGAATATCGTCCAGGGCGCTTATCCGTTCACCCGGCCGCTGCTTCTGATCGGCAAGGGCCCGCTCGACCCGCCGGTCCAGGCATGGATGCGCGGGTTCGCGAAATTCGCCCATCGAGCCGAGGGCGAGCGATGAAAAGCGTCCTGCACAAACTGCTGCTCTCTTCCCTGGTGATCATTCTTCTGCCCATGGGCTTGGCGATCCTGTGGACGTCCAACACTCTTTCCACGATCCTGGAGCGGCGCTTTGCGGAAAAGTCGCGCGCCCAGGCGGAACAGGTCGAGCTTCTATTGACCGAAAAACGGGAAACCGCCATCGGCCTCGTCCACTGGATCGCGGAGATGCCGGGAGTCCGAGAGGGGCTGCAAAAACAGGACCGCGCGACGGTATTCCAACTCCTTCTGCCGTTGGTCGGCTCGGTCCAGATGGACTTTATCGAGATTCTGGATCGGAACGGCAGAATTTTTCTCCGCGTGCACGATCCCTCGGTATACGGCGACACTCCTCCGCTGGCGAAAGACGCCCAGGGACTGCTGCACAGAACCGGCGAGATGTCCAACTATGGCGTCGAGGAGCGCGCCGGCAAGGCCTACCTCCGCGCCGCGGAGAGCATCGAGGGCAACGACATCCTCGGCGTCGTCATCGCCGGCTATGCGCTCGACCGCGACCTGATCAAAAAACTGGAGCAGGTCGCCGGCGGAAAGATCGTCGTCACCGTCGGAAACCGCACGTACACATCCGACAAACCGGGCAAAGCCGCTAAGCGATCATCCCCGGCTGCGGCCATGAGCGGCGGCAATCAGGAATCCGAATGGCATCGAAGCGGCCCGGCGGCTGCGCTCGAGATCCGCCTGCCGCTCGTCACCGACCGGGAAGCCCAAGGCGTCATCTCGGTTTTCTTTCCTTCCCGCGAGATGACGATGGCGATCCGCAGTCTGCAGCAGGCCTTGCTCTCGGTCGCGCTGATCGGCATCGCGCTGGCCTTTTCCGTCTCCTGGATTTGGGGCCGACGATTGACCCGGCCGCTGAAGGAGCTGGTGCGCGGCACCGAGCAGGTCGCGGCAGGAAATTACTCGGCCGCGGTCGGGATCGACTCCAAAGACGAGATCGGCGTTCTCGCCGCTTCTTTCAACCGCATGCTGGAAGAGCTCGGCCGGTCCAAAGCCGAGGTCGAGAGCTACCGCCGGGAGCTCGAGCGGAAATTCGCCGAGCGCAGCAAAGAGCTGGCCGACACGGAGAAGAAACGCGCGGCGATGGCGCACATGATCGCCCACGACCTCAAGAATCCCCTTCTCGGGATCAAGAAAACTCTGGAGCGCCTCGATCAGACGCCGCCGGAAACGAACGGCGGCCAGCGCAAAAAAATCCTTCAAGACCTGGTCAGCGCAGGCGACCTCGTTCTCGGAATGGTCAACGAGATGCTCGATATTTACCGCTCCGATTTCGGCGACCTGCCGCTCGCCCTCGGCCCGCTTCGGGTCGACGAGCCGATTCAGACGAGCCTCAGGATCCTCGGCCCCGAGATCGAGGAAAAGAACCTCGAGATCGTGGTCCGCTCCGCCGCTGCCGACATTATTTTGACCGCCGACAAAAGAAGATTGACGCGCCTGCTCATCAACCTACTGAGCAACGCCATCAAGTTTTCACCGCACCAAAGCCGCATTCAAATATCGACGGCGCTGGTCGGGAGCGACGAGGGACGCGGACCCTCAGCGGTCATTCGCGTCGAGGACGAGGGCGACGGCATTCCCGAAAACGACCTGCCGAAGATTTTCGACGCATTCTACTCGCGCGACCAGGGAAAGCTCGAAACCGGGACCGGCCTCGGCCTCCCCTACTGCAAGCTTGTGGCCGAGGCGCACCGTGGAAAGATCTGGGCTGAAAGCCGGCCCGGCGGCGGCTTCGCGGTTTCAGTCGCCCTGCCATTGAACCCCGAGGAGGAGCAACAGGCCTATGCCGATCAAGATCATGATCGCCGATGATGAACGGCTCTTTCGCCAGAGTCTCAGAAAGCTGTTGGAAGGCGTGCGCGATATCCGGGTCGTCGCGGAAGCGGCCGACGGCCAGGAGGCGGTGGTCCAGGCGCAGGAAAAAGAACCGGACATCGCCCTCCTGGACGTGCGCATGCCGAAAATGGACGGGATCAAAGCGGCCAAGCTCATTTCCAGCTTGGTCCCCAAGGCCAAGGTCCTCATGCTCTC contains these protein-coding regions:
- a CDS encoding penicillin acylase family protein, which gives rise to MRLTRNSTPETRNFFSAFFHPLFLCWLRKTQPQTRGEISLPELTKEVKVRWGPYCVPHLYASTQRDLFMAQGYLHAQERLWQMDMKRRFLCGRTAEVIGNRPIPCEGISVHIRDKGAVNLDYFFRLAGMRRAAEASLGRLPARLVEFLEAYSAGVNRYIETHLKSLPLEFRLLGYEPDPWRPEDSLTIAKGFAFFLSTSLFTRVTWTAIAEKLAGHPDKLHSLMPSYPAAGPSITRQIAADSRALLQFMSGTFEAAGWIAAGQGSNNWVVAPWRSATGGPLLCNDPHLRMEQPSFWYLIHLRAERDGKDEEEFDVRGASIPGSPCVHVGHNRQIAWGVTAALCDDADLYREKLHPAEPDTYLADGDWIRMRSEEEKIPVHGGKTVTKKIRFTRHGPLLSDFTRREDTDGAEEALAFKWTAHDPSRELCVLHGINRARDWKEFRESLSHQTAPTLNYVYADRSGNIGYSLAGSIPIRSARPSFLPLPGWGSESEWKGYIPFEELPCLYNPPEGAIATANNDIAAGGYAYHLSDLFDPPYRIRRIKELLAAKKKFSVADMAEIQQDGISTHGREITAILSPDLAALAEGNDALGKAAEKLLRWNGDCSPNSVEAALFQIFYHRLTGRLLQPALGENLYLAYLEIFNQSLFPVEQILRDSASPWFAQQPRPELVETSLRETCNELRGRLGDNMDQWTWGKIHTLTLSHPLDGNRLLRGFLSAGPFPASGDGVTINIGFYRRSKPYRQVVGPSLRMIIDLAALERSLFITSSGQSGHFLSPHYRDQTALWREGKYIRLSDDADVTDAPALILTPAD
- a CDS encoding substrate-binding domain-containing protein, which produces MAVARLAVAFLLFVAFYIPQCLHAQTRPQKITIGGAQSLVPLAEKFSARFRKDHPEIEVDIRRANSNYAVIATQAGEIQIGLVTRNLTAAEIAALHVEPVGHDAIIFLSYPWNQATSLTLEQLRKIYLGKITNWREVGGEDKGIVPLTREGSSALHTMFIDNLFGKGFNGSEKAFVLRANKEKILRTIKRVRGSLGYGIVGVEEAQDEGVKVLAINGKSPNEENIVQGAYPFTRPLLLIGKGPLDPPVQAWMRGFAKFAHRAEGER
- a CDS encoding ATP-binding protein encodes the protein MKSVLHKLLLSSLVIILLPMGLAILWTSNTLSTILERRFAEKSRAQAEQVELLLTEKRETAIGLVHWIAEMPGVREGLQKQDRATVFQLLLPLVGSVQMDFIEILDRNGRIFLRVHDPSVYGDTPPLAKDAQGLLHRTGEMSNYGVEERAGKAYLRAAESIEGNDILGVVIAGYALDRDLIKKLEQVAGGKIVVTVGNRTYTSDKPGKAAKRSSPAAAMSGGNQESEWHRSGPAAALEIRLPLVTDREAQGVISVFFPSREMTMAIRSLQQALLSVALIGIALAFSVSWIWGRRLTRPLKELVRGTEQVAAGNYSAAVGIDSKDEIGVLAASFNRMLEELGRSKAEVESYRRELERKFAERSKELADTEKKRAAMAHMIAHDLKNPLLGIKKTLERLDQTPPETNGGQRKKILQDLVSAGDLVLGMVNEMLDIYRSDFGDLPLALGPLRVDEPIQTSLRILGPEIEEKNLEIVVRSAAADIILTADKRRLTRLLINLLSNAIKFSPHQSRIQISTALVGSDEGRGPSAVIRVEDEGDGIPENDLPKIFDAFYSRDQGKLETGTGLGLPYCKLVAEAHRGKIWAESRPGGGFAVSVALPLNPEEEQQAYADQDHDRR